The proteins below come from a single Pseudomonas chlororaphis genomic window:
- a CDS encoding amino acid ABC transporter substrate-binding protein gives MIQRCSALLTALFASLMLCQLPAHADGLEDVVKRGTLKVAVPQDFPPFGSVGPDMKPRGLDIDTAKLLADQLKVKLELTPVNSTNRIPFLTTGKVDLVISSLGKNPEREKVIDFSSAYAPFYLAVFGPPDAPINGLDDLKGKTISVTRGAIEDIELTKVAPEGTTIKRFEDNNSTIAAYLAGQVDLIASGNVVMVAISERNPKRVPALKVKLKDSPVYVGVNKNEPALLDKVNQILATAKTDGSLEKNAQTWLKQPLPADL, from the coding sequence ATGATTCAGCGTTGCAGCGCCCTGCTCACAGCTCTGTTTGCCAGCCTGATGCTCTGCCAGCTACCCGCCCACGCCGACGGCCTGGAAGACGTGGTCAAGCGGGGCACCCTCAAGGTCGCCGTGCCGCAGGACTTCCCGCCGTTCGGTTCGGTGGGCCCGGACATGAAGCCCCGTGGCCTGGACATCGACACCGCCAAGCTGCTGGCCGACCAGCTCAAGGTCAAGCTGGAACTGACCCCGGTCAACAGCACCAACCGTATTCCGTTCCTGACCACCGGCAAGGTCGACCTGGTGATTTCCAGCCTCGGCAAGAACCCTGAACGCGAGAAGGTCATCGATTTCTCCAGCGCCTATGCGCCGTTCTACCTGGCGGTGTTCGGCCCACCCGATGCGCCGATCAATGGCCTGGATGACCTCAAGGGCAAGACCATCAGCGTCACCCGTGGCGCCATCGAAGACATCGAGCTCACCAAGGTCGCGCCCGAAGGCACCACCATCAAGCGCTTCGAAGACAACAACTCGACCATCGCCGCCTACCTGGCCGGCCAGGTGGACCTGATCGCCAGCGGCAACGTGGTGATGGTCGCCATCAGCGAACGCAACCCCAAGCGGGTCCCGGCCTTGAAAGTCAAACTCAAGGACTCCCCGGTGTACGTGGGCGTGAACAAGAACGAGCCGGCGTTGCTGGACAAGGTCAACCAGATCCTCGCCACCGCCAAGACCGATGGCAGCCTGGAGAAAAACGCCCAGACCTGGCTCAAGCAGCCGCTGCCGGCCGATCTCTGA
- a CDS encoding ABC transporter permease yields MAYQFDFLPVVQNTELLVRGALFTLELTAIGALLGVGLGIVGAVVRAWNIRPFATIFGVYVELIRNTPFLVQLFFIFFGLPSLGLQISEWQAAVLAMVINLGAYSTEIIRAGIQAIPKGQLEAAAALAMSRFEAFRHVVLLPALGKVWPALSSQIIIVMLGSAVCSQIATEELSFAANFIQSRNFRAFETYALTTLVYLCMALLIRQFLNWVGRQCLYRNSAGGRP; encoded by the coding sequence ATGGCTTATCAGTTCGATTTTCTGCCAGTGGTGCAAAACACTGAGTTGCTGGTGCGCGGCGCCCTGTTCACCCTGGAACTGACGGCCATCGGTGCCTTGCTCGGGGTCGGCCTGGGCATCGTCGGGGCCGTGGTGCGGGCGTGGAACATTCGCCCGTTCGCGACGATCTTCGGCGTATACGTGGAGTTGATCCGCAACACGCCGTTCCTGGTGCAGCTGTTTTTTATCTTCTTCGGTTTGCCGTCCCTGGGCCTGCAGATTTCCGAATGGCAGGCGGCGGTGCTGGCGATGGTGATCAACCTCGGCGCCTATTCCACCGAGATCATCCGCGCCGGCATCCAGGCGATCCCGAAGGGGCAACTGGAAGCGGCCGCGGCCCTGGCCATGAGCCGCTTCGAAGCGTTCCGGCACGTGGTGTTGCTGCCGGCGCTGGGCAAGGTCTGGCCAGCCCTGAGCAGCCAGATCATCATCGTGATGCTCGGCTCGGCGGTGTGTTCGCAGATCGCCACCGAAGAGCTGAGCTTTGCTGCCAACTTCATTCAGTCGCGCAACTTTCGCGCCTTCGAAACCTACGCCCTGACGACCCTGGTGTACCTGTGCATGGCGCTGTTGATCCGCCAGTTCCTGAACTGGGTCGGCCGCCAGTGCCTGTACCGGAACAGCGCGGGGGGCCGGCCATGA
- a CDS encoding outer membrane usher protein, with product MHAQDQGSTDRSFAQFDTSILSSRGIDPRVSDYLRATPRFHEGAQVVSLRVNGNPLGLTEARFDREGALCFTRSLLEKAGVQVPAAIIDGAGVGDQACHDFLARFPNTVVSLLPGREEVALVVPSEALREPGFAEGAFSQGGLAGLLNYDVLGLDSQSSSGGGNRYLSAATEAGVNLGDWIVRSRQLYTSINGVQRSEHLYAYAQRDVLALQSTFQAGQLSSNSPVFGGVQFSGFQFFPDGVKRGEGSGGAVVEGLALSQSRVEVRQSGALIYTTLVPEGPFTLSHLPLLNGTSDLDVSVIEENGAEQRFVVPAASFRGMTPAQSGYYLSLGQARGAGKGEGEQPLLAMGSATWGIGRGAALSSGLVGAQNYQAVGLGLDTRPMDNLALGARGNVSHDKASGRSGARSSLSLGTSLADSLDLSLSVTRQTLGYREVSQLHSVGKEDDRQDFYASRFKDQYTPGLNWFDPALGGFSLGYTQSSQFDNQTYARLYGSWNKSFKHANVSAYVDSAMGTSSAYDDGVSVRLQVSVPLGRDRRARSSLTHQGSRSTLGAAYSERISDSLNYEVGHEQGLNHPNSQTRGSLNALPRYTQVGLGASQDRFSTHYNGYLRGGVVAHGQGVTFSPYRIQETFGVVSVEGVPGARINTPQGPVWTDSQGRAVIASLPAYNNSRVEVDTRSLPRRVDIQNGTKVLSAGRGSFNAVDFSVLNVRRLLVQARDESGAALPQGVSVLTTNDDFLTSVAGEGLIFLSDINEQQALKVALSGSRTCQLQFEFMENNDEDLPYETASAVCRDFSASEAMASSEEPVLPGSAVGEPSEG from the coding sequence GTGCACGCGCAGGATCAAGGTTCCACCGACCGCTCATTTGCCCAGTTCGATACCTCGATTCTCTCGTCCCGAGGGATCGATCCTCGCGTTTCGGATTACTTGCGGGCCACGCCACGTTTCCATGAGGGGGCACAGGTGGTCAGCCTGCGGGTCAATGGCAATCCGCTGGGCTTGACCGAGGCGCGGTTCGATCGCGAAGGCGCGTTGTGCTTCACCCGCAGCCTGCTTGAAAAGGCCGGCGTGCAAGTGCCTGCCGCGATCATTGACGGGGCAGGGGTGGGCGACCAGGCCTGCCATGATTTCTTGGCGCGGTTCCCCAACACGGTCGTCAGCCTGCTTCCCGGTCGCGAAGAGGTTGCGTTGGTGGTGCCGAGCGAGGCATTGCGAGAACCGGGATTCGCCGAAGGCGCCTTTTCCCAGGGCGGCCTGGCCGGCCTGCTCAATTACGATGTGTTGGGCCTGGATAGCCAATCCAGCTCGGGCGGTGGCAACCGCTATCTGTCCGCGGCCACGGAGGCTGGCGTCAACCTGGGGGACTGGATCGTGCGCAGTCGCCAGCTCTACACCTCGATCAACGGGGTGCAACGCAGCGAGCACCTGTACGCCTATGCCCAGCGCGACGTCCTGGCGTTGCAATCCACCTTCCAGGCCGGGCAGCTTTCCAGCAACAGCCCGGTGTTCGGAGGGGTGCAGTTTTCCGGTTTCCAGTTTTTCCCCGACGGCGTCAAGCGCGGCGAGGGTTCTGGCGGGGCCGTGGTGGAAGGGTTGGCCCTGAGCCAGTCCCGTGTGGAAGTCCGCCAGTCCGGTGCGTTGATTTATACGACACTGGTTCCGGAAGGCCCCTTCACCCTCAGCCACTTGCCGCTGCTCAACGGCACCAGTGATCTTGACGTGAGCGTGATCGAAGAAAACGGCGCAGAGCAGCGTTTTGTCGTGCCGGCGGCGTCTTTTCGCGGCATGACGCCCGCTCAGTCGGGCTATTACCTCTCCCTGGGCCAGGCGCGTGGGGCGGGGAAGGGGGAAGGTGAGCAGCCGTTGCTGGCGATGGGCAGCGCAACCTGGGGCATCGGGCGCGGCGCGGCGTTGAGCAGCGGTTTGGTGGGGGCGCAGAATTATCAGGCGGTGGGCCTCGGGCTCGACACGCGCCCCATGGACAATCTCGCGCTCGGCGCGCGGGGCAACGTCTCCCATGACAAGGCCAGCGGCAGGTCGGGCGCGCGTAGCAGTCTTTCGCTGGGCACCTCATTGGCTGACAGCCTTGACCTGTCACTCAGCGTGACCCGGCAGACGCTAGGGTATCGCGAGGTCTCGCAGCTCCACTCCGTTGGCAAGGAGGATGATCGGCAGGACTTCTACGCGTCGCGTTTCAAGGACCAGTACACGCCCGGGCTCAACTGGTTCGATCCGGCGCTGGGTGGTTTCTCGCTGGGTTACACGCAGTCATCGCAGTTCGATAACCAGACGTATGCACGCTTGTACGGCTCGTGGAACAAATCGTTCAAGCACGCGAATGTGAGTGCCTACGTTGACTCAGCAATGGGCACGTCAAGCGCCTACGACGATGGCGTGTCGGTCCGCCTGCAGGTCAGCGTGCCGCTGGGCAGGGACCGACGCGCTCGTTCGTCTCTGACCCATCAGGGCAGCCGTTCCACCCTGGGAGCTGCCTACAGTGAGCGCATAAGCGACTCTCTCAACTATGAAGTGGGGCACGAGCAAGGGCTGAACCATCCGAACTCCCAGACACGCGGCAGTCTCAACGCCTTGCCGCGCTACACCCAGGTCGGGCTCGGCGCCAGCCAGGACCGTTTCAGCACGCATTACAACGGTTATCTCAGGGGGGGCGTCGTCGCCCATGGGCAAGGGGTGACCTTTTCTCCTTACCGAATCCAGGAAACGTTCGGCGTCGTATCTGTGGAAGGCGTTCCCGGAGCCCGGATCAACACGCCGCAAGGCCCGGTATGGACCGACTCGCAGGGCCGGGCGGTGATTGCCAGCTTGCCTGCCTACAACAACAGTCGTGTCGAGGTGGACACCCGGTCACTGCCCAGGCGCGTGGACATCCAGAATGGCACCAAGGTGCTGAGCGCCGGGCGTGGCTCGTTCAATGCCGTCGATTTCTCCGTGCTCAACGTGCGCCGGCTGCTGGTCCAGGCCCGTGACGAAAGCGGCGCGGCACTTCCACAGGGCGTCTCGGTGCTGACGACCAATGACGACTTCCTGACCAGCGTGGCCGGCGAAGGCCTGATTTTCCTCAGCGATATCAATGAGCAGCAGGCCCTGAAAGTTGCGTTGTCCGGCTCCAGGACGTGCCAGCTTCAATTCGAATTCATGGAAAACAATGATGAAGACCTCCCTTATGAGACCGCTTCGGCGGTCTGTCGCGACTTTTCGGCATCCGAGGCAATGGCTTCTAGCGAGGAGCCTGTGTTGCCTGGGTCTGCTGTTGGCGAACCCAGCGAAGGCTGA
- a CDS encoding amino acid ABC transporter permease, translated as MSDFTFWDVVRNLLTGLQWTLALSLVAFIGGGVIGLLVMVLRISGNALPRNIARTYIELFQGTPLLMQLFLVFFGVALAGVEISPWMAAAIALTLFTSAYLAEIWRGCVEAIPNGQWEASSSLALNRLEQLRYVILPQALRIAVAPTVGFSVQVVKGTAVTSIIGFTELTKTGGMLANATFEPFMVYGLVALGYFLLCYPLSISARYLERRLHASA; from the coding sequence ATGAGTGACTTCACGTTCTGGGACGTGGTGCGCAACCTGCTCACCGGCCTGCAATGGACCCTGGCGCTGTCGCTGGTGGCGTTCATCGGGGGCGGCGTGATCGGCTTGCTGGTCATGGTGCTGCGCATTTCCGGAAACGCGCTGCCGCGCAACATCGCCCGTACCTACATCGAACTCTTCCAAGGCACACCGCTGTTGATGCAGCTGTTCCTGGTGTTCTTCGGCGTGGCCCTGGCCGGGGTGGAGATTTCGCCGTGGATGGCGGCGGCGATCGCCTTGACACTGTTCACCAGCGCCTACCTGGCGGAGATCTGGCGCGGCTGCGTCGAGGCAATCCCCAATGGCCAGTGGGAAGCATCTTCGAGCCTGGCCCTCAACCGCCTGGAGCAGTTGCGCTACGTGATCCTGCCACAGGCCCTGCGCATTGCCGTGGCGCCGACCGTGGGCTTTTCGGTGCAGGTGGTCAAGGGCACCGCCGTCACCTCGATCATCGGCTTCACCGAACTGACCAAGACCGGTGGGATGCTCGCCAACGCCACGTTCGAGCCGTTCATGGTGTATGGCCTGGTGGCCCTCGGTTATTTCCTGCTCTGCTACCCCTTGTCCATCAGTGCGCGCTACCTGGAAAGGAGACTGCATGCCTCTGCTTAG
- a CDS encoding amino acid ABC transporter ATP-binding protein encodes MPLLRISALHKYYGDHHVLKGIDLNVEEGQVVAIIGRSGSGKSTLLRTLNGLESINDGVIEVDGEYLDAARADLRSLRQKVGMVFQQFNLFPHLTVGENVMLAPQVVQKVPKAKAAELARQMLERVGLGEKFDAFPERLSGGQQQRVAIARALAMSPKVLLCDEITSALDPELVNEVLSVVRQLAQEGMTLIMVTHEMRFAREVGDKLVFMHQGKVHEVGDPKVLFAAPQTAELANFIGTVEPAA; translated from the coding sequence ATGCCTCTGCTTAGAATATCCGCCCTGCATAAGTACTACGGCGATCACCATGTGCTCAAAGGCATCGACCTCAACGTCGAGGAAGGCCAGGTGGTGGCGATCATCGGTCGCAGCGGCTCGGGCAAATCCACCTTGCTGCGCACGCTCAACGGCCTGGAGTCGATCAACGATGGCGTGATCGAAGTGGACGGCGAATACCTCGATGCGGCCCGCGCCGATCTGCGCAGCCTGCGGCAGAAAGTCGGCATGGTGTTCCAGCAATTCAACCTGTTCCCGCACCTGACGGTCGGCGAGAACGTGATGCTCGCGCCCCAGGTCGTCCAGAAAGTGCCCAAGGCCAAGGCGGCCGAGCTGGCGCGCCAGATGCTCGAACGGGTAGGCCTCGGCGAAAAATTCGATGCGTTCCCGGAACGCTTGTCCGGCGGCCAGCAGCAACGGGTCGCGATCGCCCGTGCCCTGGCGATGTCGCCGAAAGTGCTGCTGTGCGATGAGATCACCTCGGCCCTGGACCCGGAGCTGGTCAACGAAGTGCTCAGCGTGGTGCGGCAACTGGCCCAGGAGGGCATGACGCTGATCATGGTCACCCACGAGATGCGTTTTGCCCGGGAGGTCGGCGACAAACTGGTGTTCATGCACCAGGGCAAGGTGCATGAGGTGGGCGATCCCAAGGTGTTGTTCGCCGCTCCGCAGACGGCGGAGCTGGCGAATTTCATCGGCACCGTGGAACCGGCCGCCTGA